The Brassica oleracea var. oleracea cultivar TO1000 chromosome C6, BOL, whole genome shotgun sequence genome includes a region encoding these proteins:
- the LOC106296532 gene encoding epidermis-specific secreted glycoprotein EP1-like, translated as MKLQLDILLATALTIATVSMVIAQVPPDKQFRVLNEPSYAPYITEYDASYRFLSSENQSFFTLPFQLMFYNTTPSAYVLALRVGTRRDLDYTRWIWDANRNNPVGDNSTLSLGRDGNLVLAELDGQIKWQTNTANKGVTGFKILPNGNMVLHDKNDKFIWQSFDYPTDTLLVGQSLKLNGVNKLVSRTSDMDGSDGPYSMVLGDKGLTMYVNKTGQPLAYGGWPSQDFRGTVTFAVRREFDNLTEPSAYELLLEPAPQPTTTNPGNNRRVLQARPIGTGSGTINLSKVNYNGTISYLRLGSDGSLKAFSYFPPATYLEWEESFAFFSKNFVRPCGLPSFCGEFGYCSRGMCVGCPTPKGLFAWSEKCSAPKTTEFCGGRNKGKTVKYYKIVGVVHFNGPYVNDGQGPVSVNECKAKCDRDCKCLGYFYKEKDKKCLVAPLLGTLIKDANTSFIGYIKY; from the coding sequence ATGAAGCTACAATTAGATATCTTGCTAGCCACGGCACTTACCATTGCGACAGTTTCAATGGTTATAGCCCAAGTCCCTCCCGATAAACAATTCAGAGTCCTCAACGAACCATCCTACGCCCCATACATCACAGAGTACGACGCTAGCTACCGTTTCCTCAGCTCAGAGAACCAGAGCTTCTTCACACTGCCTTTCCAGCTCATGTTTTACAACACCACCCCTAGCGCCTACGTCTTAGCTCTCCGAGTCGGAACCAGGCGTGACTTGGATTACACACGTTGGATCTGGGACGCAAACCGGAACAACCCCGTGGGAGATAACTCAACTCTCTCACTCGGCCGCGACGGAAACCTCGTGCTCGCTGAGTTAGACGGCCAAATAAAATGGCAGACTAACACAGCCAACAAAGGCGTCACCGGATTCAAGATCCTCCCCAATGGTAACATGGTGCTACACGACAAAAACGACAAGTTTATTTGGCAAAGCTTCGACTATCCGACCGACACGCTTCTTGTCGGCCAGTCGTTAAAACTTAACGGAGTTAATAAACTCGTTAGTCGTACATCCGACATGGACGGCTCAGATGGACCGTACAGTATGGTGCTCGGTGACAAAGGTTTAACAATGTACGTTAACAAAACCGGACAGCCGTTAGCTTACGGTGGATGGCCGTCACAGGACTTCCGCGGCACCGTCACGTTCGCCGTTAGAAGAGAGTTTGATAACTTAACGGAGCCGTCAGCTTACGAGCTCCTCCTAGAACCAGCTCCACAACCGACAACGACGAACCCTGGTAATAACCGCAGGGTACTCCAAGCCCGACCAATAGGAACTGGAAGCGGAACTATAAACCTAAGCAAAGTCAACTACAACGGAACTATCTCGTATCTAAGACTTGGATCAGACGGTAGCCTCAAGGCCTTCTCGTACTTTCCTCCCGCTACGTATCTCGAATGGGAAGAGAGTTTTGCTTTCTTCTCCAAGAACTTCGTCCGTCCATGCGGCTTGCCGTCGTTTTGCGGCGAGTTTGGATATTGCAGTCGAGGAATGTGCGTTGGGTGTCCTACACCCAAAGGTTTGTTTGCTTGGAGCGAGAAATGCTCAGCACCTAAAACGACTGAGTTTTGCGGCGGGAGAAACAAGGGTAAAACGGTAAAATATTATAAAATTGTCGGTGTTGTGCATTTTAATGGTCCGTATGTTAACGATGGACAAGGACCAGTTTCTGTAAACGAATGCAAGGCAAAATGCGATCGTGATTGCAAGTGTTTGGGTTACTTTTACAAGGAGAAGGACAAGAAATGTTTGGTCGCTCCTCTTCTTGGTACGCTCATCAAAGACGCTAACACTTCTTTTATTGGTTATATCAAATATTAG